Proteins encoded within one genomic window of Neodiprion fabricii isolate iyNeoFabr1 chromosome 6, iyNeoFabr1.1, whole genome shotgun sequence:
- the LOC124184863 gene encoding MTOR-associated protein MEAK7 — MGHGTSRSSQSGNILSAEEQSLVENLFKSMSRSSGSIKREDVFKHWSTHLDDYLLQFVVKFLCHEPGKKLSAINGENFGRLYVFAVRGSADERATLIFKGFSENEQKYEIPKACFLQYVEATVNSYLRLQKNSGNPHYNSWSLIGCAINTRRINLYSQSLCEGLGNNEDIITSDELENWFSQAANFKSIQSHVFKNLFLISQKKGDKNTSLKINDLNLMPVCRGLENIPHFPSILGLSDVLFLNLSLPHELRNEWRFLFSSQIHGESFSTMLGRISMQGATLLIIQDTENHVFGGFAPDNWSLSPNFTGNDSCYLFKLEPKIMTFSATGYNNHYQYLNLHQQTMPNGLLMGGQFNYPGLWLDCEYGTGKSSVSCTTFQNYSQLSGSENFTIKHCEVWGVGPLPETDENERGDSILDQDPAAKVILELAGRTLHSEGLRDKKRDKSGNFVN, encoded by the coding sequence ATGGGTCACGGAACCAGTCGGTCGTCTCAGTCGGGAAATATTCTATCAGCGGAGGAGCAGAGCTTGGTagagaatttatttaaatcaatgTCAAGAAGTTCTGGATCGATAAAAAGAGAGGATGTTTTTAAGCACTGGTCGACACATCTGGATGATTATTTGCTGCAgtttgttgtaaaatttttgtgccATGAaccgggaaaaaaattgtccgcGATAAATGGGGAGAATTTTGGTCGGCTTTATGTCTTTGCAGTTAGAGGTAGTGCCGACGAGCGTGCAACATTGATATTCAAAGGATTTTCGGAGAATGAACAAAAGTATGAAATACCTAAGGCTTGCTTTCTCCAGTACGTCGAGGCAACGGTAAATTCGTATTTGAGATTACAGAAGAATAGTGGTAACCCTCATTATAACAGCTGGAGTTTGATCGGCTGCGCAATAAATACTCGAAGGATAAATCTCTACTCTCAAAGTCTTTGCGAAGGTTTGGGAAATAACGAAGATATCATAACGTCTGATGAACTGGAGAACTGGTTCTCTCAGGCAGCTAATTTCAAATCAATCCAATCAcacgttttcaaaaatttgtttctcatATCGCAAAAAAAGGGGGATAAGAATACTAGCTTAAAAATCAATGACCTTAATTTGATGCCCGTTTGCAGAGGCTTGGAAAATATACCTCATTTTCCAAGCATCCTGGGACTTAgcgatgttttatttttgaatctaAGTCTTCCGCATGAGTTGAGAAACGAATGgcgatttttattctcaagCCAGATACACGGGGAATCGTTCTCCACCATGTTAGGTCGAATTTCTATGCAAGGCGCAACACTGCTCATAATACAAGACACGGAAAATCATGTATTTGGAGGATTTGCGCCTGATAATTGGTCTCTGAGTCCGAATTTTACTGGCAATGACAGTTGTTATCTTTTTAAACTCGAACCAAAGATAATGACGTTTTCAGCAACAGGATATAACAATCATTATCAGTACTTGAATTTGCATCAGCAAACCATGCCTAATGGTTTACTAATGGGTGGCCAATTCAACTATCCTGGACTTTGGTTGGATTGTGAATATGGTACGGGAAAATCTAGTGTTTCTTGTACAacttttcagaattattcacAACTCAGTGGatcagaaaatttcacaattaaaCATTGTGAAGTTTGGGGCGTTGGGCCATTGCCTGAGACAGATGAAAATGAGAGGGGTGATTCAATATTGGATCAAGATCCCGCAGCCAAAGTTATCCTGGAATTAGCTGGGCGAACTTTACATAGCGAGGGACTTAGAGATAAGAAACGGGATAAGAGCGGTAATTTTGTTAACTAA
- the LOC124184869 gene encoding glycine N-methyltransferase: MVDSVFRTRSLGTAAEGVRDQYADGKAAKVWEVFIGDQKSRTQNYKDFIVSLLRQNGCQRILDVACGTGIDSIMLLEEGFEVVSVDASDKMLKYALKARWARRKESAFDNWIIEEANWLTLADDIRYLIGEGFDAVVCLGNSFAHMPDSFGDQREQKQALANFERCVKPGGLLLIDHRNYDDIIATGFTPSKCIYYNSSHMTDIKTSILFVSGKAAIVALDYLIDLGDGEISNDHNSERISEFRLSYYPHRLSIFRDMLNEAFHYTAKHTIYGDFKPLDQIKNPGFYIHVLQKRDE; this comes from the exons ATGGTAGACTCCGTATTTCGCACTCGCTCTCTTGGAACAGCAGCGGAAGGTGTAAGGGATCAGTATGCTGATGGTAAGGCGGCAAAGGTATGGGAAGTCTTCATTGGTGACCAAAAGTCACGTACCCAAAATTACAAGGACTTTATAGTGAGTTTGTTAAGACAAAACGGTTGTCAGCGAATTCTTGATGTTGCCTGTGGAACTGGAATAGATTCAATAATGCTTCTGGAAGAAGGATTTGAAGTTGTTAGTGTTGATGCATCAGACAAAATGTTAAAATATGCACTGAAAGCCAGGTGGGCACGCCGCAAGGAATCAGCTTTTGATAATTGGA ttattgaAGAAGCAAACTGGTTAACACTAGCTGATGACATTAGATACTTAATTGGAGAAGGGTTTGATGCTGTTGTCTGTCTAGGAAACAGTTTTGCCCACATGCCTGACTCGTTTGGAGATCAAAGGGAACAAAA GCAGGCACTTGCAAACTTTGAGCGTTGTGTAAAGCCGGGTGGATTGTTACTAATTGATCACAGAAACTATGATGATATAATTGCAACAGGATTCACTCCATCCAAatgcatatattataat AGTTCACATATGACTGACATTAAAACCTCGATATTGTTTGTGAGCGGAAAAGCAGCTATAGTAGCATTAGATTACTTGATTGATTTAGGTGATGGAGAAATTTCTAATGATCATAATTCTGAGCGCATAAGTGAGTTTAGATTATCTTATTACCCTCACagactttcaatttttcgagatATGCTGAATGAGGCTTTTCACTATACTGCAAAGCATACCATCTACGGTGACTTCAAGCCACTAGATCAAATCAAAAATCCAGGTTTCTATATTCatgttctacaaaaaagaGACGAATAG